The genomic segment ACCCATGGACAGGCAAAGAGGTAGAAGTTATCCACATTGCCAACGACCCTGTGAACTCGCGCCCGACTTTTGCCGCAGCTAACAGTGCCAACCCCTACAAACTGCCCGGTACTTTTAAAGACGACATGTTCCTGATGACCTTTGAGGTGCCGCTGTTCTATACCAACCCGCTTGCCGGCGACTATCAGGAGTATGTAGGCGGCACTTATCAGGCAATGGAAATTTTTAATTTCGCCTGTGATGCCAATGACTTATTGGATGCCAACAAAAACACCGCCGAGAAAGCCATCGTAGCATGGAACCGCGTTTCCAAATGGTTGCCGTGGATGGAAATGGGCGACCGCACCGGCCAACTGATTTTCAGTGGCTTAGGCAAAAAACTCAAAAGTTGGGACGATTTGCCCGAGGTAGTGAAAAAAGAAATCAAAGCCAACTACCCCGCTTACGTAACCGCACCGCCGACCAACGACGAGCGCCCCAACGAAACCAGTTGGACAGTGTTCAAAAAATATATTGACGCTAAAAGACAGAAAAAATAAGGATGGAAAGCACGCATAACCCGTGGCAAACCCTTTCTTCCAGAGTCGTTTATGACAACCGATGGATTTCCGTGCGGGAATACCAAGTAATTAATCCTGCCGGAAATCCCGGTATCTACGGTGTAGTCAGTTTTAAAAATATTGCCATCGGCATTATTCCCATTGATGCCAACGGCTACACGTGGCTGGTCGGACAATACCGCTATCCCCTCAACGAATACTCATGGGAAATTCCGATGGGCGGAGGCCCCAAAGAGCAGGATGTTTTAACTTCGGCACAGCGCGAGCTCAAAGAAGAAACAGGTTTTACCGCTCAAAAGTGGACTTGCCTGATGAAATTGCATACCTCTAATTCAGTTACCGACGAAGTAGGTTACGTATTCCTTGCCGAAGACTTGCAGGCAGGCGAAACCGAATTTGAAGAAACCGAGCAACTGGCGCTGTGGCATTTGCCGTTCAGCGAAGCGGTGGCAATGGTGATGGACGGGCGCATTACCGATGCCATCAGCGTGGCGGGGCTGCTCAGAGCGGCGGCAGCTTTAAACAAGTGAGCGCAACCAAATGACAATTCGGATTTCGGATTTTAAAAAAAAGAACGTAAAAAAATTTGCCCAACTGTTGGAAGCAACATCCATGAATCAACGATTGGTACAGA from the Rhodoflexus caldus genome contains:
- a CDS encoding NUDIX domain-containing protein; the encoded protein is MESTHNPWQTLSSRVVYDNRWISVREYQVINPAGNPGIYGVVSFKNIAIGIIPIDANGYTWLVGQYRYPLNEYSWEIPMGGGPKEQDVLTSAQRELKEETGFTAQKWTCLMKLHTSNSVTDEVGYVFLAEDLQAGETEFEETEQLALWHLPFSEAVAMVMDGRITDAISVAGLLRAAAALNK
- a CDS encoding DUF1838 family protein codes for the protein MRTIALFLMAALLLAAPEVWAQKNKTAAVARLDPAKAEDAVKIMRKLQSSLKDDEDVVYWWEGSVYSRVPGEKDRLLFTYQAMNIRRSATVTDPEKGYGYRMVSRELLFYQDPQTKEIMRTWKNPWTGKEVEVIHIANDPVNSRPTFAAANSANPYKLPGTFKDDMFLMTFEVPLFYTNPLAGDYQEYVGGTYQAMEIFNFACDANDLLDANKNTAEKAIVAWNRVSKWLPWMEMGDRTGQLIFSGLGKKLKSWDDLPEVVKKEIKANYPAYVTAPPTNDERPNETSWTVFKKYIDAKRQKK